A window of Chryseobacterium shandongense genomic DNA:
CAGATCATCTGCCCCCATAGAAGTAACTGCAGTTGTCGCATTATAGTTCGTGGCTCCGAAATCAAATTTTACACGGTAGCCGCCTGTAGATAAATCAAACGTTGGCGAGATCATCCAGCCATTACGGTTATTAGAATACAGGTTAATCTTAGCAGCCCCCGTAGTACCAGAATTTAGGAATCCGTCTACAGCCCAGTAATTCGTTGTTCCTGTTCCAGGTCCTGTAGCCGGTGTTCCTCCGTTAGCTAATGTCCAGCAGGTTCCAGGGAAGCTGTCAAAGTTATTCGTATAATTTGGCGTAAAAGCACTGCAAACTGTTGTAAAACTTCTTATTGTACAAGACGATGAAGTTGTGCTTCCGTTATAAGAATTTACCGTATAATAATATGTAGTTGAGTTATTTAATGCAGAACCTAGTGTATAAGTTGTTACATTTCCTACATCTACATTATTTAGAATATCGGTTCCTCCTGAAGTGGTCCCAATAGAAATTCTATATCCGGTAGCACCTGTAATAGCAGTCCATGTAATGGTAGGAGTTAGAGAAACGCCTGTTGCGGCAGAAGCCGGAGCAGTTACAGAAGGACAACCTATGTTTGCTGTTGTGAAAGATCTTTCCGTACATCCTGTAGCACTTCCTATTGCATTCTTAGGAATTACGGTAAGGTAATACTGCTGATTGAAATTAAGAGGCGTACCGGAAGGTATTGTATACGAAGTAACATTACCAACATCAACTCCGTTCATAACATCAGTACCTCCAGGAGTCGTTCCTAAATTAATAGTATAGCTTGAAGCCCCGTTTTGTCCTAAAACACTAGCCCATGTAAAAGTAGGTGTTACCGAAACATTGGTAGCATTAGCAGAAGGAGCTGAAATTGTTGTACATGCAGGAGCTGCCACCGCAGGAGGATAAGTTACATCAAACCCGATTACTGGTCTTCTATAATTTGAGCTGGTAAGAGTAGCCCCAAAAGTACTTGTTGTGTTAAGGTATTTAGTAGTATTATTATTGGATGTAGAAATACAGGTTGTACCATATTCATAATCCCATGTAATACTAGCAGAAGGAGCTGTTGACTGAGTATATTCTAAATATACGGCTAAATTACTCCCTGCATTGTAAGTGAAATTGGCAGAATGAGAAAATTGCTTGAATCCGGAAGTAGATCCTACTGCAGCAGCCGGATCAGAATCATACACCAATGTAGCTGTTGAAATTTCGGTAGCCCAGTCCGGCGCGCTGGATCCAAAATCATTTATTGCAGTATTTTTTAAATAAATTTTAAAAGTTGTACCAGCAGGAAGTGATCCTGAAGTAGCAAGTCTTCTAAAATAAGTTCCGGTAAGTATCCCTCCACCCAAAGCTGAAAGCTGGGAAGCTGGAAGAATAAATGCAGTCCTGTTTTTACTGTTAGCGGTTGAATTACTATTCATCGGTCCGTACGTATTAGACGCAACTCCCGTTGAACAGGTTGTAACTGTAAAATTTTGCGCCTCATAAGTTTGATAGGCAAATATGCACATCAAAAATAGAAACAAGAAATTAAGTTTTTTCATACTTAGTCAAATTAAAATTAGGCGATAAAAATATTAATTTAATTACATATTATCAAACATTATAATAAAATTTTTAATAAATAATATAAAACAACATAAATATTTTCAATGAAATTAAACAATTATTTAATTTATAATATTTTATCCCTATATATTGAAATACTCACATTACTGATTATTAATTACATAAAAAACAATTTTCATAAAAACCAATCTCTACCTCTTCTTTTTTAAGCCAAAAAAAATAGCGGCAAGATAGCCGCTATTCAATTTATGGTGATAAATATTATTTTTTAATTGATTTTACTGTTTTTTGAGTTCCATCTTTTAAATAGAATGTCACCAAATACATTCCTGATTTTAAATCTGACAAATTAATAGCAGATGAAGGTTTTTCAATAGTCTTTAACAACCTTCCGGCAAGATCTGTAACAGAAATCGATTTTACATTTTCGGCCTGTGAAATATTAAGTACATCTGTGAAAGGATTTGGATACACTTTAATATTATCTTTTAAGGCTGACGTTTCTGAAGTTCCAAGGCAAGAAGAATTTACAACTACATTTACCGGCTGTCTTGCACTTTCGCAACCAGCAGTTAGCTGCCAGTCATAAAAATAATAATATGAAGTAGAAGTTGTGTTTCCAGAACAGCAGTTGCCATTGGTGATATTCATTACTCCAGGAACAGACAGCGGATAAGCTCCCCAACTAGTTCCCGACTCTCTAACTAAACTACTAACTCCCCCACTTCTGCTCATCATCATTAATTTATAATTACTTCCCGGTGTTACGGAAAAGTTCAACGGAACATATGTCTTTACATAAGGTGCAGTAGTTCCTGTGAGATTTACTGTAATCGTCTGTAATGTAACTGCAGGACTTACACTTCCATCTTGTAAAGCGATTACAACCGTTCCGGGTCCTGTTCCTATCGGATAAACATAAACTCCGTTAATTGTAAAACTGGAAGTGGCATCAAAAAACAGCCCTGCTTCTAAAGTATATCCACTGGTAGATATTGCATTTGCTAATCCTGCATTTGGCGGATTACTTCCTGATTTCGCGGAAACATAATATGTAGTATTAGACGAAATCACAGGTGTTGTATAAGAACCTCCGGTAGTAAGTTCATTCCCTCCGGTAGGAGCATCATACCAAGTAATAGTAGCTCCTGAATCTGCCGTAGCCGATATTGTTGCTGAACCTGAAGCTCCACAAACAGTTGCTCCATTAACACTTAAAATAGCCGGAGGCTGACATAATGTAACAAATGAAGAAACCGTCGTCCAAATACTTTTATCTGATCCTGAACATACTGATCTTATCCATACATAGTATGTGGTTAGTGGACTCAAGCCACTTAAAGAGGCGGATGTTGTAACACTAGTTCCTGATGGAGTTGTTCCTGCAGTAGGAGCAGTATTGCTCGTAGAATAATAATACTCATATCCACTTCCAGGAACTATAGAAGGAGCCGTCCAGTTTATTGTTGCACCAGAACTCGTAATACCTGAAGCATTAATAGCAGTAGGCTCGATACAACTTGGCAGCTGCTCATATATTACATCATCAATCAATACTGAATTTGAAGGTGAAGGATTGTGGCGGAAAACAAGATTGGTAACTCCAGCAGGTAAAGTGAGACCTCCTGTATCAAAGTTATCTGCAACCGTTATACTAGTTGTTGTATAAGAAGAACCTACCTGAGTAAAGGAACTAACGTCTCCGGGTATTGCAAAATATCCTACCTCTATCTTGCCTCCTACCGTTACATTCGAACGAGCTTTAAACTTCAATTTATGCGTTCCCGCCTGTAAATTACTTACAGTAGGCATCATCACATAAGCGATTGCCGAAGCAGATGTAGAGTACATATAAAGGTTCCTGGCTCCCGTAATCCCTGTACTCGCTTGTGTATTGGCTGAACCAGTAGTTCCAACTTTCATCCAGCATTGAGGAAGCTCAGATCCTGTAGTACTCTCAAAATCATTTGAATAAGAAGTCACAGCAGGACAAGAATCCAATATTACAGAAGGAGTGAATGCATCTATAGCAGAATTAGTACAGGTAACTTTACATCTGTAGTAAATTGTAGTTCCAGCATATGCAGGAGGTGTATAAATAAAGTTAGTAGCTCCGGAACCTCCAACAGCATTAGTCCAGTTTGTGTTATCCGAAGATTGTTCCCATTGAAAAGCTAAACCTGAAACGCCT
This region includes:
- a CDS encoding Ig-like domain-containing protein; this translates as MKKLSFVKEKLKRHGRNFLSTCLLLASFAGLKAQLVSSYSFSQSSGTYTPISGGTNMVLSSTATSAWDSQFFHNGSGGINGTTTSGTYAAFPIGFNFTYNGTVYDGFYMSTDGALRLATTAASSLGSLGGSSPISATTATSINLISAFGVDLIGGIRAASLTRTNGSPTLNLTGTSTAVAGMITPGMRVVGASIPAGATVVSVSGSDVTISSNATASSTTGTATFVDVDNISYVTTGTPGSQILTVQWKNVSRFSGSGDRLNFQIKLYEGTNVIEAVYDATASTQVTTASTVQVGLKGASNADFNNRLGTGTSAWSASALGTANNSTIAFSGIAATAGEIIPPSGLTFTWTPPAICTGTPTAGTISPTMQTLLSGQTPANLVVSGYSPGVSGLAFQWEQSSDNTNWTNAVGGSGATNFIYTPPAYAGTTIYYRCKVTCTNSAIDAFTPSVILDSCPAVTSYSNDFESTTGSELPQCWMKVGTTGSANTQASTGITGARNLYMYSTSASAIAYVMMPTVSNLQAGTHKLKFKARSNVTVGGKIEVGYFAIPGDVSSFTQVGSSYTTTSITVADNFDTGGLTLPAGVTNLVFRHNPSPSNSVLIDDVIYEQLPSCIEPTAINASGITSSGATINWTAPSIVPGSGYEYYYSTSNTAPTAGTTPSGTSVTTSASLSGLSPLTTYYVWIRSVCSGSDKSIWTTVSSFVTLCQPPAILSVNGATVCGASGSATISATADSGATITWYDAPTGGNELTTGGSYTTPVISSNTTYYVSAKSGSNPPNAGLANAISTSGYTLEAGLFFDATSSFTINGVYVYPIGTGPGTVVIALQDGSVSPAVTLQTITVNLTGTTAPYVKTYVPLNFSVTPGSNYKLMMMSRSGGVSSLVRESGTSWGAYPLSVPGVMNITNGNCCSGNTTSTSYYYFYDWQLTAGCESARQPVNVVVNSSCLGTSETSALKDNIKVYPNPFTDVLNISQAENVKSISVTDLAGRLLKTIEKPSSAINLSDLKSGMYLVTFYLKDGTQKTVKSIKK
- a CDS encoding T9SS type A sorting domain-containing protein → MKKLNFLFLFLMCIFAYQTYEAQNFTVTTCSTGVASNTYGPMNSNSTANSKNRTAFILPASQLSALGGGILTGTYFRRLATSGSLPAGTTFKIYLKNTAINDFGSSAPDWATEISTATLVYDSDPAAAVGSTSGFKQFSHSANFTYNAGSNLAVYLEYTQSTAPSASITWDYEYGTTCISTSNNNTTKYLNTTSTFGATLTSSNYRRPVIGFDVTYPPAVAAPACTTISAPSANATNVSVTPTFTWASVLGQNGASSYTINLGTTPGGTDVMNGVDVGNVTSYTIPSGTPLNFNQQYYLTVIPKNAIGSATGCTERSFTTANIGCPSVTAPASAATGVSLTPTITWTAITGATGYRISIGTTSGGTDILNNVDVGNVTTYTLGSALNNSTTYYYTVNSYNGSTTSSSCTIRSFTTVCSAFTPNYTNNFDSFPGTCWTLANGGTPATGPGTGTTNYWAVDGFLNSGTTGAAKINLYSNNRNGWMISPTFDLSTGGYRVKFDFGATNYNATTAVTSMGADDLVQFVVSTDGGTTWTVLQTWDNSNIPSNTSNTYILNLTSYTGNNTKFAFFGTDGAVDNTQDYEFFVDNFVVESIPTCDTPTGLSSSAVTATSATLSWTAPTAAPSNGYDVYYGNSSTAPTASTTPSIPGVTTTSTTLSLTSTSTYYAWVRSNCGGTQSAWVGPVSFTPPPSNDNCATPIALTVGTDFNSSAIIVTNVGATADGTAQSCQTNATNNTWYSVVVPASGNLKIETGSVSGSTFTDSVINVFSGSCGSLTPVTCDDDSSADGNFSLATLTGQTPGATLLVSVWRYSLGTGTDGQLKVAAYDTTVLAANEVKGNAKDGIKLYPNPFGEVLNISDASNVKNVLITDFSGRLVKTIANPGKELQVGELKQGMYLVTLEMKDGSKQTIKAIKK